One Phragmites australis chromosome 23, lpPhrAust1.1, whole genome shotgun sequence DNA window includes the following coding sequences:
- the LOC133906175 gene encoding ribulose bisphosphate carboxylase small subunit, chloroplastic 2-like: MAPSVMASSATSVAPFQGLKSTAGLPASRRSSSTGLGNINNGGRIRCMQVWPIEGIKKFETLSYLPPLTTEDLLKQIEYLIRSKWIPCLEFSKVGFVYRENARSPGYYDGRYWTMWKLPMFGCTDATQVLKELEEAKKAYPDAFVRIIGFDNVRQVQCISFIAYKPPGCEESGGA, from the exons ATGGCTCCCTCCGTGATGGCTTCGTCGGCCACCTCGGTTGCTCCCTTCCAAGGGCTCAAGTCCACAGCTGGACTCCCAGCGAGCCGCCGCTCCAGCAGCACCGGCTTGGGCAACATCAACAACGGTGGAAGGATCAGGTGCATGCAG GTGTGGCCGATTGAGGGCATTAAGAAGTTCGAGACCCTGTCCTACCTGCCGCCCCTCACCACGGAAGACCTCCTGAAGCAGATTGAGTACCTCATCCGGTCGAAGTGGATCCCCTGTCTCGAATTTAGCAAGGTCGGGTTCGTTTACCGTGAGAATGCTAGATCCCCAGGGTACTACGACGGCCGCTATTGGACCATGTGGAAGCTGCCCATGTTTGGCTGCACCGACGCCACCCAGGTGCTCAAAGAGCTCGAGGAGGCCAAGAAGGCCTACCCCGACGCATTCGTCCGCATCATCGGCTTCGACAACGTCAGGCAGGTCCAATGTATCAGTTTCATCGCCTACAAGCCACCAGGTTGTGAGGAGTCTGGCGGCGCCTAA